In Penaeus chinensis breed Huanghai No. 1 chromosome 40, ASM1920278v2, whole genome shotgun sequence, one genomic interval encodes:
- the LOC125047170 gene encoding E3 ubiquitin-protein ligase Hakai-like yields the protein MLLSTHYPRTTTSLHTVYEPPPRSILSTNHHLAPHCLRTTTSIHTVYEPPPRSTLSTNHHLAPHCPRTTTSLHTVYEPPPRSTLSTNHHLDPHCLRTTTSIHTVYEPPPRSTLSTNHHLAPHCLRTTTSIHTVYEPPPRSTLSTNHHLAPHCPRTTTSLYTVYEPPPRSTLSTNHHLAPHCLRTTTSPHTVHEPPPRSTLSTNHHLDPHCLRTTTSIDTVHEPPPRSTLSTNHHLAPHCPRTTTSIHTVHEPPPSSTLSTNHHLAPHYPRTTT from the coding sequence ATGCTCCTATCCACTCACTATCCACGAACCACCACCTCGCTCCACACTGTCTACGAACCACCACCTCGCTCCATACTGTCCACGAACCACCACCTCGCTCCACACTGTCTACGAACCACCACCTCGATCCACACTGTCTACGAACCACCACCTCGCTCCACACTGTCTACGAACCACCACCTCGCTCCACACTGTCCACGAACCACCACCTCGCTCCACACTGTCTACGAACCACCACCTCGATCCACACTGTCTACGAACCACCACCTCGATCCACACTGTCTACGAACCACCACCTCGATCCACACTGTCTACGAACCACCACCTCGCTCCACACTGTCTACGAACCACCACCTCGCTCCACACTGTCTACGAACCACCACCTCGATCCACACTGTCTACGAACCACCACCTCGCTCCACACTGTCTACGAACCACCACCTCGCTCCACACTGTCCACGAACCACCACCTCGCTCTACACTGTCTACGAACCACCACCTCGATCCACACTGTCTACGAACCACCACCTCGCTCCACACTGTCTACGAACCACCACCTCGCCCCACACTGTCCACGAACCACCACCTCGATCCACACTGTCTACGAACCACCACCTCGATCCACACTGTCTACGAACCACCACCTCGATCGACACTGTCCACGAACCACCACCTCGCTCCACACTGTCTACGAACCACCACCTCGCTCCACACTGTCCACGAACCACCACCTCGATCCACACTGTCCACGAACCACCACCTAGCTCCACACTGTCCACGAACCACCATCTAGCTCCTCACTATCCACGAACCACCACCTAG